The Agromyces mariniharenae genome includes a window with the following:
- a CDS encoding DUF4349 domain-containing protein, whose product MRRRLVPAAAAAALLALLLAGCTAGAGQSDAPVMEPGEMAPQQQVEGEDAAGGTADGEQFADRSMITVGWVSITVEDPVDAAQQAVDLAEARGGRVDSRTETPGTDAEPPSASLTLRIPSDDLDPFLAELRELGTVSSVSMNASDVTQQRKDLDGRIDALTASVDRLQQLLSEATTIADLIAIESELTTRQAELDSLTQQRDALVDQVDYSTITVDLVTEGVAPDPQPDDFWSGLAAGWNALIGFATWLGIAVGVLLPWALAALVIGAIVLVIVLVATRSRRSKPAAPDTTPGASDPSPPAAPPASDAAPQPPRERTPQA is encoded by the coding sequence ATGAGACGACGACTGGTCCCCGCAGCGGCCGCGGCCGCCCTCCTCGCACTGCTCCTCGCCGGCTGCACCGCGGGCGCCGGCCAGTCCGACGCACCGGTGATGGAACCGGGCGAGATGGCGCCCCAGCAGCAGGTGGAGGGCGAGGATGCCGCGGGCGGGACTGCCGACGGCGAGCAGTTCGCCGACCGCAGCATGATCACCGTCGGCTGGGTCTCGATCACGGTCGAGGACCCGGTCGACGCCGCGCAGCAGGCCGTGGACCTCGCGGAGGCGCGAGGCGGACGCGTCGACAGCCGCACCGAGACGCCGGGCACCGACGCCGAGCCGCCGAGCGCCTCGCTCACGCTCCGGATCCCGTCGGACGACCTCGATCCGTTCCTCGCCGAGCTGCGCGAGCTCGGCACGGTCAGCTCCGTGTCCATGAACGCCTCGGATGTCACGCAGCAGCGCAAGGACCTCGACGGACGCATCGACGCGCTCACCGCCTCGGTCGACCGGCTGCAGCAGCTGCTCTCGGAGGCGACGACGATCGCCGACCTGATCGCCATCGAGTCCGAGCTCACCACCCGGCAGGCCGAGCTCGACAGCCTCACCCAGCAGCGCGACGCGCTCGTCGACCAGGTCGACTACTCGACGATCACCGTCGATCTCGTGACCGAGGGGGTCGCGCCCGATCCGCAGCCCGACGACTTCTGGAGCGGCCTCGCGGCCGGCTGGAACGCCCTGATCGGCTTCGCGACCTGGCTCGGCATCGCGGTCGGCGTGCTGCTCCCGTGGGCGCTCGCCGCCCTCGTCATCGGCGCGATCGTGCTCGTGATCGTGCTCGTCGCGACGCGCTCGCGCCGCTCGAAGCCCGCGGCGCCCGACACGACGCCCGGGGCATCCGACCCGTCGCCGCCGGCCGCGCCCCCGGCATCGGATGCCGCACCCCAGCCCCCGCGCGAGCGGACACCGCAGGCGTAG